In Nocardia yunnanensis, one DNA window encodes the following:
- a CDS encoding ATP-binding protein: MEAAPRSWQFSLSNWPVTRKVGIVLVLPVLLAATFAVLRINSELQTISKLSAATEQTDVMRSTVKFVNATNELAVAAITGGNQDADPVLDAATTKFDQAQAELDTALKSSNADPGLVKELGTSVAVAKTMRNSLRTSSPQTIGDQADEVQTRAQNALSSAPTVGDLRVQQSFLQFGAALTAARLLTQERVMLAVPGAGNNPALRTKLLTAIGAEITMIEVYRGLAPEAAQNANTLKDNAGARVGILMQNIPDAGSLPAMQDSLRGSADAYAKETANVADSMDGKLSQLTTEARNNVLRDTSIVIGMLLAGLALALIVARSLVVPVRRLRRDALQVAHIDLPQELEVVRAGGATPEITPVDVHTTEEIGQLARAVDDIHAQALHLAAEQARLRLQIGNMFETLSRRSQSLVEQQLGLIEELERDEDDSERLQSLFRLDHLATRMRRNGDNLLVLAGTALRRGHLAPVPLSDMLWSSVSQVEDYQRVEIGTVPDGIVAGEPAVDIEHLLAELIDNALRYSPPSTPVAVSVARAVDGGYLIEITDRGLGMNAEDLQGINDRLASGGEVNVETARRMGLFVVGRLAKRHNITVSLRRTSAMVQQPGITASVHLPGSLVSPAPERGGDPTGQYAVPSALPVPPAALVSGPIPMPGTLPSGPIPVPAGLSPLASGPQPVIAPPRLTPVPNPPEPAPHLPEQAPSAPAATGRFTTSSGLPQRKPGLDTGEQPAVPAFPREPAAADRFSDGFTDAFSEPDDARAYSVTALRSQPEPDLAPAPEVSPEAARSEPDNGPATTRMNFWGEATMLEPVVPITRGGNDSGHVFSAEAESAGSSFGNGYSAFGTGEHPVARPTENGYAVGPITHVNGNDAGDGYDDPAEGYDAPANGNDVPANGNDVPANGNNVPADGNDNHANGIRDNDAASARPAPTPIYQRMVSEWLVEPADAGDQSGTAWSSNSDAGWAAAEEAATPNTSSRTQGGLPIRRPGAQLVPGAVAQEDDGSGRNPDEIRNSLSRHLSGVRSGRADSQYNDGGHA; this comes from the coding sequence ATGGAAGCAGCACCCCGGTCCTGGCAATTCAGCCTGTCCAACTGGCCCGTTACCCGCAAGGTCGGGATCGTGCTGGTGCTCCCGGTGCTCCTCGCCGCGACGTTCGCGGTACTGCGCATCAACAGCGAATTGCAGACCATTTCGAAACTGAGCGCGGCGACCGAGCAGACGGACGTCATGCGCTCCACCGTCAAATTCGTCAACGCCACCAACGAACTCGCGGTCGCGGCGATCACCGGCGGCAACCAGGACGCGGATCCGGTCCTCGACGCGGCCACCACCAAGTTCGATCAGGCGCAGGCCGAATTGGACACCGCCCTCAAGTCCTCCAACGCCGACCCCGGTCTGGTGAAGGAGCTGGGCACCTCGGTGGCGGTCGCCAAGACCATGCGCAACAGCCTGCGCACCAGCTCCCCGCAGACCATCGGCGATCAGGCCGACGAGGTGCAGACCCGGGCGCAGAACGCGCTCAGCTCCGCGCCCACCGTCGGCGACCTCCGGGTGCAGCAGTCGTTCCTGCAGTTCGGCGCGGCCCTGACCGCCGCCCGGCTGCTCACCCAGGAGCGCGTCATGCTCGCGGTGCCGGGCGCGGGCAACAATCCGGCGCTGCGCACCAAGCTGCTCACCGCCATCGGCGCCGAGATCACCATGATCGAGGTGTACCGCGGGCTGGCCCCCGAGGCCGCGCAGAATGCCAACACGCTCAAGGACAATGCGGGCGCACGCGTCGGCATCCTGATGCAGAACATTCCCGACGCCGGCTCGCTGCCCGCCATGCAGGATTCGCTGCGCGGCAGCGCGGACGCGTACGCGAAGGAGACCGCCAATGTCGCGGACTCCATGGACGGCAAGCTGTCCCAGCTCACCACCGAGGCCCGCAACAACGTGCTGCGCGATACCTCGATCGTGATCGGGATGCTGCTGGCCGGTCTGGCGCTGGCGCTGATCGTGGCCCGCTCGCTGGTCGTGCCGGTGCGCCGCCTGCGGCGAGATGCCTTGCAGGTGGCCCACATCGACCTGCCGCAGGAGCTCGAGGTGGTGCGCGCCGGCGGCGCGACCCCGGAGATCACGCCGGTCGACGTGCACACCACCGAGGAGATCGGCCAGCTCGCGCGCGCCGTCGACGACATTCACGCCCAGGCGTTGCACCTGGCCGCCGAGCAGGCGCGCCTGCGCCTGCAGATCGGCAATATGTTCGAGACCCTGTCTCGCCGTAGCCAATCCCTCGTCGAGCAGCAGCTGGGCCTGATCGAGGAACTCGAGCGCGACGAGGACGACTCCGAGCGCCTGCAGTCACTGTTCCGCCTCGACCACCTCGCCACCCGCATGCGCCGCAATGGCGACAACCTGCTGGTGCTGGCCGGAACCGCGCTGCGCCGTGGCCATCTCGCGCCGGTGCCGCTGTCGGACATGCTGTGGTCGTCGGTCTCGCAGGTGGAGGACTACCAGCGCGTCGAGATCGGCACCGTGCCCGACGGCATCGTCGCCGGTGAGCCCGCCGTCGATATCGAGCATCTGCTGGCCGAGCTGATCGACAACGCGCTGCGCTACTCCCCGCCGTCCACCCCGGTGGCGGTGTCGGTGGCGCGCGCGGTGGACGGCGGCTATCTCATCGAGATCACCGACCGCGGCCTCGGCATGAACGCCGAGGACCTGCAGGGCATCAACGACCGGCTGGCCTCCGGTGGCGAGGTCAATGTCGAGACCGCCCGCCGCATGGGTCTTTTCGTGGTCGGCCGGCTGGCCAAGCGGCACAACATCACCGTGAGCCTGCGCCGCACCTCGGCCATGGTGCAGCAGCCGGGCATCACCGCCAGCGTGCATCTGCCGGGCAGCCTGGTCTCGCCCGCGCCGGAGCGCGGCGGGGATCCGACCGGGCAGTACGCGGTGCCGTCGGCCCTGCCGGTGCCGCCGGCGGCGCTGGTCTCGGGTCCGATCCCGATGCCCGGCACCCTGCCGTCGGGTCCGATCCCCGTGCCGGCCGGGCTGAGCCCGCTGGCGTCCGGACCGCAGCCGGTGATCGCGCCGCCGCGGCTGACGCCCGTTCCCAACCCGCCCGAACCCGCGCCCCACCTGCCCGAGCAGGCGCCCAGCGCGCCGGCTGCCACCGGCCGCTTCACCACCAGTTCCGGCCTGCCGCAGCGCAAGCCGGGTCTCGACACCGGTGAGCAGCCCGCGGTGCCCGCCTTCCCGCGCGAGCCCGCGGCGGCGGATCGGTTCTCCGACGGTTTCACCGACGCGTTCAGCGAACCCGACGACGCCCGCGCCTACAGCGTCACCGCGCTGCGGTCGCAGCCGGAGCCGGACCTCGCGCCGGCGCCGGAGGTTTCCCCGGAGGCGGCGCGGTCCGAGCCGGACAACGGGCCCGCGACCACCCGGATGAATTTCTGGGGCGAGGCGACCATGCTGGAACCGGTCGTCCCGATCACGCGCGGCGGCAACGATTCCGGGCACGTCTTCAGCGCGGAGGCGGAGAGCGCGGGCAGTTCGTTCGGCAACGGCTACAGCGCGTTCGGCACCGGTGAGCATCCGGTGGCCCGGCCCACCGAGAACGGATACGCGGTCGGACCGATCACCCACGTCAACGGCAACGACGCCGGCGACGGATATGACGATCCCGCCGAGGGGTACGACGCTCCCGCCAACGGCAACGACGTCCCCGCCAACGGCAATGACGTTCCTGCTAACGGCAATAACGTCCCCGCCGACGGCAATGACAACCACGCCAACGGCATTCGCGACAACGACGCCGCGTCGGCCAGGCCGGCTCCGACGCCGATCTACCAGCGCATGGTCTCCGAGTGGCTGGTGGAACCGGCCGACGCCGGGGACCAGTCCGGCACGGCCTGGTCGTCGAATTCGGACGCGGGGTGGGCCGCGGCGGAGGAGGCGGCCACCCCGAACACCAGTAGCCGCACCCAGGGCGGGTTGCCGATTCGGCGACCCGGCGCCCAGCTGGTGCCCGGCGCCGTCGCCCAGGAGGACGACGGTTCCGGCCGCAATCCGGACGAGATCCGCAACAGCCTCAGCCGGCATCTCAGCGGCGTCCGCTCCGGGCGGGCCGACTCCCAGTACAACGACGGAGGGCATGCATGA
- a CDS encoding MspA family porin — protein MSENRTAGLWRAARFAGIGAAASVALGLMSTGAANADTFVPLPDGHKAGPGVTIDRLGEHAVISPSLSANGAGRTAWLSGKVVANVDTPDGTVGPNNGPKNGPGSNNSSTHGTSQINTGYIIGCQVSISDSAVSAGVSGGVSLTGANAGGSIGLNLGPGQVTFVQVNSKDIPTSGTYAIDYRDVPVDVQGCAGYAQARAYTVVEIIGDNYSKTTLYGQPFSLG, from the coding sequence ATGAGCGAGAACCGGACCGCCGGTTTGTGGCGCGCCGCCCGTTTCGCGGGTATCGGCGCGGCCGCCTCCGTGGCCTTGGGCCTGATGTCCACCGGCGCCGCCAACGCCGACACCTTCGTGCCGCTGCCGGACGGCCACAAGGCCGGACCGGGCGTCACCATCGATCGGCTCGGCGAGCACGCCGTCATCTCGCCGTCGCTGTCGGCGAACGGCGCGGGCCGCACCGCCTGGCTGTCGGGCAAGGTCGTCGCGAACGTCGACACCCCCGACGGCACCGTCGGCCCGAACAACGGCCCCAAGAACGGCCCCGGTTCGAACAACTCCTCGACCCACGGCACCTCGCAGATCAACACCGGCTACATCATCGGCTGCCAGGTGAGCATCTCCGATTCCGCCGTGTCGGCGGGCGTCTCCGGCGGCGTGAGCCTCACCGGCGCCAACGCGGGCGGCTCCATCGGCCTCAACCTCGGCCCGGGCCAGGTGACCTTCGTGCAGGTCAACTCCAAGGACATCCCCACCTCCGGCACCTACGCCATCGACTACAGGGATGTGCCGGTCGACGTGCAGGGCTGCGCGGGCTACGCCCAGGCGCGCGCCTACACCGTCGTCGAGATCATCGGCGACAACTACTCCAAGACCACCCTCTACGGGCAGCCGTTCAGCCTCGGCTGA
- a CDS encoding GTP-binding protein, producing MPFGPRPGEEGRTASTKIVVAGGFGAGKTTFVGAVSEIVPLRTEAMVTGYSDGVDDLAATPGKETTTVAMDFGRIILPGNLVLYLFGTPGQRRFWFMWDDLIKGAIGAVVLVDTRRIEDSFAAVDFFEAKSLPFLIAVNRFPDAPRFPVTELREALSVRDGVPIVDIDARDPIEVRRALAAVTEYAIERLMAAQRENAGRG from the coding sequence CTGCCGTTCGGCCCGCGGCCGGGCGAGGAGGGCCGCACCGCGTCGACCAAGATCGTCGTAGCGGGCGGATTCGGCGCGGGCAAGACCACCTTCGTGGGCGCGGTCTCGGAGATCGTGCCGTTGCGCACCGAGGCCATGGTCACCGGCTACTCGGACGGGGTCGACGACCTCGCCGCCACGCCGGGCAAGGAAACCACCACGGTGGCCATGGATTTCGGGCGCATCATCCTGCCTGGCAATCTGGTGCTGTACCTGTTCGGCACGCCCGGGCAGCGGCGGTTCTGGTTCATGTGGGACGACCTCATCAAGGGCGCCATCGGCGCGGTGGTGCTGGTCGACACCCGCCGCATCGAGGACAGCTTCGCGGCGGTGGACTTCTTCGAGGCCAAATCGCTGCCGTTCCTGATCGCGGTCAACCGTTTTCCGGACGCGCCGCGCTTCCCGGTCACCGAACTGCGGGAGGCGCTCAGCGTGCGCGACGGCGTCCCGATCGTGGACATCGACGCCCGCGATCCGATCGAGGTGCGCCGCGCGCTGGCCGCCGTCACCGAGTACGCGATCGAACGGCTGATGGCGGCCCAGCGCGAAAACGCCGGTCGCGGTTAG
- a CDS encoding response regulator transcription factor codes for MRILVVDDDRAVRESLRRSLTFNGYTVDLAVDGLDALEKTAGQRPDALVLDVMMPRLDGLEVCRRLRSTGDDLPILVLTARDSVSERVAGLDAGADDYLPKPFALEELLARLRALLRRTSLGDAADAASEAMTFADLSLDPVTREVTRGERPISLTRTEFSLLEMLMANPRRVLTRSRILEEVWGYDFPTSGNALEVYIGYLRRKTEADGEARLIHTVRGVGYVLRETPP; via the coding sequence ATGCGCATTCTGGTAGTCGACGACGATCGCGCGGTGCGGGAATCGCTGCGTCGTTCGCTGACCTTCAACGGATACACCGTCGACCTCGCCGTCGACGGTCTGGACGCCTTGGAGAAGACCGCCGGCCAGCGACCCGACGCCCTCGTCCTGGACGTCATGATGCCCCGCCTCGACGGCCTCGAGGTCTGCCGCCGCCTCCGCAGCACCGGCGACGATCTGCCGATTCTGGTACTCACCGCACGGGATTCGGTCTCCGAACGCGTCGCCGGACTCGACGCCGGCGCCGACGACTACCTACCCAAGCCCTTCGCCCTCGAGGAACTGCTGGCCCGGCTGCGCGCGCTGCTGCGGCGCACCTCGCTCGGCGACGCCGCCGACGCCGCCTCGGAGGCCATGACGTTCGCGGACCTGTCGCTGGACCCGGTGACCCGCGAGGTCACCCGCGGCGAGCGCCCGATCAGCCTGACCCGCACCGAGTTCTCGCTGCTGGAAATGCTGATGGCCAACCCGCGCCGGGTGCTCACCCGCAGCCGCATTCTCGAGGAGGTGTGGGGCTACGACTTCCCGACCTCCGGCAACGCGCTCGAGGTGTACATCGGCTACCTGCGCCGCAAAACCGAGGCCGACGGCGAAGCCCGGCTCATTCACACCGTGCGCGGCGTCGGCTACGTGCTGCGCGAGACCCCGCCCTAG
- a CDS encoding MogA/MoaB family molybdenum cofactor biosynthesis protein yields MEIDSAVAGRALVVVVDDRTAHGGVDSLGPLVTELLTEAGFLVDASVSVQADEVEIRNALNTAVIGGVDLVISVGGTGMSPRDVTPEATEEVLDRVLPGISEALRSSGLASGSLDAGLSRGLAGVSGSTLVVNLPGSRAAIRDGMATLGPLASRVIDELSGLSE; encoded by the coding sequence ATGGAAATCGATTCCGCTGTCGCGGGCCGTGCTCTTGTCGTGGTCGTCGACGACCGAACCGCCCACGGCGGCGTGGACTCGCTGGGTCCGCTGGTCACCGAACTACTCACCGAGGCGGGGTTCCTGGTGGACGCCTCGGTCTCGGTGCAGGCCGACGAGGTGGAGATCCGCAATGCGCTCAACACCGCGGTGATCGGCGGCGTGGACCTGGTGATCTCGGTCGGCGGCACCGGCATGTCCCCGCGCGACGTGACCCCCGAGGCCACCGAGGAGGTGCTCGACCGGGTGCTGCCGGGCATCAGCGAGGCGCTGCGCTCGTCCGGGCTGGCCTCGGGTTCGCTGGACGCGGGCCTCTCGCGCGGGCTGGCCGGGGTCTCGGGCAGCACGCTGGTGGTGAACCTGCCGGGGTCGCGCGCCGCGATTCGCGACGGCATGGCGACGCTGGGCCCACTGGCCAGCCGCGTCATCGATGAACTGTCCGGCCTGTCGGAATGA
- a CDS encoding MspA family porin, which yields MNVRKTMARAAGIGAVATAALGLFSTGAANADTFVPLPGGSITETMDDGTVVTISMTGESANINPSMGATPLHRNAWVSGSAQVHLSADAGGKIVPGYVVGCQVNISGGGANGGPSVGANYDGSSPSAAANVGGNLTLGPGQSKAFYLLDQEMADDYGNEGHYVRNKFAGNQGSVSWSDETINLSGCAGYAQARSFVAVQIETANVITSYTLWGQPFSLG from the coding sequence ATGAACGTTCGCAAGACCATGGCGCGGGCCGCCGGGATCGGCGCTGTCGCCACCGCCGCCCTGGGCCTGTTCTCGACCGGCGCGGCCAATGCCGACACCTTCGTCCCGCTGCCCGGCGGCTCCATCACCGAGACCATGGACGACGGCACCGTGGTGACCATCTCCATGACCGGCGAGTCCGCCAACATCAACCCGTCCATGGGCGCCACCCCGCTGCACCGCAACGCCTGGGTCTCCGGCTCCGCGCAGGTGCACCTGTCGGCCGATGCCGGCGGCAAGATCGTGCCCGGGTACGTGGTCGGCTGCCAGGTCAACATCTCCGGCGGCGGCGCCAACGGTGGGCCCAGCGTGGGCGCCAACTACGACGGCTCCAGCCCCAGCGCGGCGGCCAATGTCGGCGGCAACCTGACCCTGGGCCCCGGCCAGTCCAAGGCCTTCTACCTGCTCGACCAGGAGATGGCGGACGACTACGGCAACGAGGGTCACTACGTGCGCAACAAGTTCGCCGGCAACCAGGGTTCGGTGAGCTGGTCGGACGAGACCATCAACCTGAGCGGGTGCGCGGGCTACGCCCAGGCGCGGTCGTTCGTCGCGGTCCAGATCGAGACCGCCAACGTCATCACCTCCTACACGCTGTGGGGTCAGCCCTTCTCCCTCGGCTGA
- a CDS encoding DUF742 domain-containing protein, which yields MSNPLGGGGNRPPTTRVRPYALTSGRTEPAVELPLEAVVETLSYTAHFDWPAGDVRTEILRLGTARLSVAEIAAHLGRPLGMVRVVIGDLVVAGTLRVHSTLSDQATFDERRSLMERTLHGLRAL from the coding sequence ATGAGCAATCCTCTTGGCGGCGGCGGTAACCGGCCACCGACCACACGTGTTCGCCCCTACGCCCTGACCTCCGGTCGCACCGAGCCGGCGGTCGAACTGCCGCTCGAGGCGGTCGTGGAAACCCTGTCCTACACCGCACATTTCGATTGGCCCGCCGGTGACGTGCGCACCGAGATCCTGCGCCTGGGCACCGCCCGGCTGTCGGTCGCGGAGATCGCCGCGCACCTGGGCCGCCCCCTGGGCATGGTCCGGGTGGTGATCGGCGATCTGGTCGTCGCCGGAACCCTGCGCGTCCATTCGACCTTGAGCGATCAGGCGACCTTCGACGAGCGCCGGTCCCTGATGGAGAGGACCCTGCATGGGCTCCGGGCCCTTTGA
- a CDS encoding roadblock/LC7 domain-containing protein has protein sequence MTDTQQTTTDENLNWLVTRFTREVPGVSHAVLVSADGLLQATSPHLPADRGEQLAAVTAGLASLSAGAAQLFEGGKVMQSIVEMQRGYLLVMSVGNGSHLAVLANKQHDIGRIGYEMALLVDRVGSVVSATARTA, from the coding sequence ATGACCGACACCCAGCAGACCACCACAGACGAGAATCTGAACTGGTTGGTCACCCGATTCACCCGGGAGGTTCCGGGCGTCTCACACGCCGTCCTGGTCTCCGCCGACGGTCTGCTGCAGGCCACCAGCCCGCATCTGCCCGCGGATCGCGGCGAGCAGCTGGCCGCGGTGACCGCCGGTCTGGCCAGCCTGTCCGCCGGCGCCGCACAGCTTTTCGAGGGCGGCAAGGTGATGCAGTCCATCGTCGAGATGCAGCGCGGCTATCTGCTGGTCATGAGCGTGGGAAATGGTTCGCACCTGGCGGTGCTGGCCAACAAGCAGCACGACATCGGCCGCATCGGCTACGAGATGGCGTTGCTGGTCGACCGGGTCGGGTCCGTGGTCTCGGCCACCGCCCGCACTGCCTAG
- a CDS encoding ATP-binding protein, whose protein sequence is MGRTVPRRPVVAGLGSRPESAELRPPMPLTRSVSLRWRVTLLAASVVAVAVAFTSIAAYAMVASSLYRDVDSQLRARASVMIDNNLDSLGFQSLVFAGLYSSDVGVALVFPDQSQYVPPQTTIPPIGNSERAVARGELAVSLHTVDDQRVLARRTHSGATLVVSQRLQPTKEVLDRLAWLLFVVGGCGVIVAAAAGTTVGRTGLRPIARLTAATERIARTDDLTPIPVTGDDELARLTESFNTMLRALGESRERQRRLVADAGHELKTPLTSLRTNMELLIASSRPGAPRIPDEDMAELRSDVMAQIEELSTLVGDLVDLAREDAPETVYEQIDLGDVAERALERVRRRRTGIEFDAQLRPWFVYGDEPGLERALLNVLDNAAKWSPEGAKVFVTMRENGRGLLEFAVDDAGPGIPPAERELVFERFYRTTASRSMPGSGLGLAIVKQVVTKHGGTINIDSSDRGGALIRIVLPGEDAPPAVVADN, encoded by the coding sequence GTGGGTAGAACCGTTCCCCGGCGGCCGGTGGTCGCCGGTCTCGGGTCCCGGCCGGAATCGGCCGAACTGCGGCCGCCGATGCCGCTGACCCGATCGGTGTCGCTGCGCTGGCGGGTGACCCTGCTGGCCGCCTCCGTGGTCGCGGTGGCCGTCGCCTTCACCTCCATCGCCGCCTACGCCATGGTGGCCAGTTCGCTGTACCGCGACGTGGATTCGCAGTTGCGGGCGCGCGCCTCGGTGATGATCGACAACAACCTCGACAGCCTCGGCTTCCAGTCGCTGGTGTTCGCGGGGCTGTACTCCAGCGATGTCGGGGTGGCGCTGGTCTTCCCGGACCAGTCGCAGTACGTGCCGCCGCAGACCACGATTCCGCCCATCGGCAACTCCGAGCGCGCGGTGGCCCGCGGTGAGCTGGCGGTGTCGCTGCACACCGTCGACGACCAGCGGGTGCTGGCGCGGCGCACCCACTCCGGGGCCACCCTGGTGGTCTCGCAACGGCTGCAACCCACCAAGGAGGTCCTCGACCGCCTGGCCTGGCTGCTGTTCGTGGTCGGCGGCTGCGGGGTCATCGTGGCCGCCGCGGCCGGAACCACGGTGGGCCGCACCGGTTTGCGACCCATCGCCCGGCTCACCGCCGCCACCGAGCGCATCGCCCGCACCGACGACCTCACCCCCATCCCGGTCACCGGCGACGACGAACTCGCCCGGCTCACCGAGAGTTTCAACACCATGCTGCGCGCCCTCGGCGAATCCCGGGAACGGCAGCGCCGATTGGTGGCCGACGCCGGCCATGAGCTGAAGACGCCACTGACCTCTTTGCGCACCAATATGGAATTGCTCATCGCCTCCTCGCGGCCGGGCGCGCCCCGTATCCCGGACGAGGACATGGCCGAACTGCGCTCCGACGTGATGGCCCAGATCGAGGAGTTGTCCACGCTGGTGGGCGATCTGGTCGACCTGGCCCGCGAGGACGCGCCCGAGACCGTCTACGAGCAGATCGATCTCGGCGACGTGGCCGAACGGGCGCTCGAGCGAGTCCGGCGGCGGCGCACCGGAATCGAATTCGACGCCCAGTTGCGGCCCTGGTTCGTCTACGGCGACGAACCCGGTCTGGAACGCGCGTTGCTCAACGTCCTCGACAATGCGGCCAAGTGGAGCCCCGAGGGCGCGAAGGTGTTCGTCACCATGCGCGAGAACGGGCGCGGGCTGCTCGAATTCGCCGTCGACGACGCCGGGCCGGGCATCCCGCCGGCCGAACGCGAACTGGTCTTCGAGCGTTTCTACCGCACCACCGCCTCGCGCTCCATGCCCGGCTCGGGCCTCGGCCTGGCCATCGTGAAACAGGTGGTGACCAAACACGGCGGCACCATCAACATCGACAGTTCCGACCGTGGCGGCGCTTTGATCCGTATCGTGCTGCCAGGAGAAGATGCACCGCCCGCCGTGGTGGCGGACAACTGA
- a CDS encoding MspA family porin, which yields MSENRTHGVRTAVRFAGIGAAAAVAFGLFSTGAANADTFVPLPDGQKVNPAGTVTITRTGEHAIVSPSLAANGAGRVVWVSGAASAVVTETPDGVVGPWNGPTNKPGSNNSSTHGSSILSTGYIVGCQISIGEDAISAGISGNVSLNSAGLGGSLGVNLGPGQVAFVQIDSKEVTKAGTYSVEYRDAQMQIQGCAGYAQARAYTTVEIIGNDYSKTTLYGQPFSIG from the coding sequence ATGAGCGAGAACCGCACCCATGGTGTGCGTACCGCAGTCCGCTTCGCGGGCATCGGCGCGGCCGCGGCCGTGGCCTTCGGCCTTTTTTCCACTGGTGCCGCTAACGCTGACACCTTCGTGCCGTTGCCGGACGGCCAGAAGGTGAACCCGGCGGGCACCGTCACCATCACCCGCACCGGTGAGCACGCGATCGTTTCGCCGTCGCTCGCCGCCAACGGCGCGGGTCGCGTCGTATGGGTCAGCGGCGCCGCGAGCGCCGTCGTCACCGAGACCCCGGACGGCGTCGTCGGACCGTGGAACGGTCCCACCAACAAGCCGGGTTCGAACAACTCGTCCACCCACGGATCCTCGATCCTGAGCACCGGCTACATCGTCGGCTGCCAGATCAGCATCGGTGAGGACGCCATCTCCGCCGGCATCTCCGGCAACGTCAGCCTGAACTCGGCGGGCCTCGGCGGCTCGCTCGGCGTCAACCTCGGCCCCGGCCAGGTGGCGTTCGTTCAGATCGACTCCAAGGAAGTCACCAAGGCCGGCACCTACTCGGTCGAGTACCGGGATGCGCAGATGCAGATCCAGGGTTGCGCGGGGTACGCCCAGGCGCGTGCTTACACCACCGTCGAAATCATCGGCAACGACTACTCCAAGACCACCCTTTACGGTCAGCCGTTCAGCATCGGCTGA
- a CDS encoding S1C family serine protease, with amino-acid sequence MPAAYGAPQGGPHPYGGAQPPYGAAFGGAQPYSTQYGAGKHPTEEIPVGAAQSPYGQAYAASGAGYATGQHPTQAFPGGPGMPGGPGMPYATAPAPKRSGRTGLLAGAVVLALLSGGIGGGVGALVAHNDNRPAATNALDQPVGKGKAEPAPAGSVQAVAQKVLPSVVMIQVAGARAEGEGSGVILSSDGLILTNNHVVSGAGQNAKLTVAFSDGTTAPATVKGADPISDIAVIQVTGKSGLTPIELGSSANLAVGQGVVAIGSPLGLAGTVTSGIVSSLNRPVSTSGEQGSQGTVIDAIQTDAAINPGNSGGALVDMDGKLVGINTAIATMGTAESAGAQSGSIGLGFAIPVDTARRVADELIKNGKATYAQIGITVKGQDDVNGARVMDVSPDGPAAKAGIPKNAIITKLDDQVVDSGNSLIAAVRSHRPGDKVQVTYTDDQGKNPKTVEVALGEAAVEGGR; translated from the coding sequence ATGCCCGCGGCTTACGGTGCGCCGCAAGGCGGTCCGCACCCCTACGGCGGCGCACAGCCGCCCTACGGCGCGGCCTTCGGTGGGGCGCAACCGTATTCGACCCAGTACGGCGCCGGCAAGCATCCCACCGAGGAGATCCCGGTCGGCGCCGCGCAGTCGCCGTACGGACAGGCGTACGCGGCGTCGGGGGCCGGGTACGCGACGGGACAGCATCCGACACAGGCGTTTCCGGGCGGACCGGGTATGCCGGGCGGCCCGGGCATGCCCTACGCGACGGCCCCCGCGCCCAAGCGGTCCGGGCGTACCGGCCTGCTCGCCGGTGCCGTGGTGCTGGCCCTGCTGAGCGGCGGCATCGGCGGCGGTGTGGGCGCTCTGGTCGCGCACAACGACAACCGTCCGGCGGCCACCAATGCCCTGGACCAGCCGGTCGGCAAGGGCAAGGCCGAACCGGCCCCCGCGGGCTCGGTGCAGGCGGTGGCGCAGAAGGTGCTGCCCAGCGTGGTCATGATCCAGGTGGCGGGCGCGCGGGCCGAGGGCGAGGGCTCCGGCGTGATCCTGTCCTCGGACGGGCTGATCCTCACCAACAATCACGTGGTCAGCGGCGCCGGTCAGAACGCCAAACTGACCGTGGCCTTCAGCGACGGCACCACCGCCCCGGCCACCGTGAAGGGCGCGGATCCGATCTCCGACATCGCGGTCATCCAGGTGACCGGCAAGTCCGGCCTGACCCCGATCGAACTCGGCTCCTCGGCGAATCTCGCGGTCGGCCAGGGCGTGGTGGCGATCGGTTCGCCCCTGGGGCTGGCGGGCACCGTGACCAGCGGCATCGTCTCCTCGCTCAACCGTCCGGTCTCCACCAGCGGCGAGCAGGGCTCGCAGGGCACCGTCATCGACGCCATCCAGACCGACGCCGCCATCAACCCGGGCAACTCCGGCGGCGCGCTGGTCGACATGGACGGCAAACTGGTCGGCATCAACACCGCCATCGCCACCATGGGCACCGCGGAATCGGCGGGCGCGCAGAGCGGTTCGATCGGCCTGGGCTTCGCGATTCCGGTCGACACCGCACGGCGGGTGGCCGACGAACTCATCAAGAACGGCAAGGCGACCTACGCCCAGATCGGCATCACGGTCAAGGGCCAGGACGATGTGAACGGCGCGCGCGTCATGGACGTGTCTCCCGATGGACCCGCGGCCAAGGCGGGCATCCCGAAGAACGCCATCATCACCAAACTCGATGACCAGGTGGTGGATTCGGGCAACTCACTGATCGCCGCGGTGCGCTCGCACCGGCCCGGCGACAAGGTCCAGGTGACCTACACCGACGACCAGGGCAAGAACCCGAAGACCGTCGAGGTGGCCCTCGGCGAGGCAGCAGTGGAGGGCGGCCGATGA